The following coding sequences are from one Vulpes vulpes isolate BD-2025 chromosome 12, VulVul3, whole genome shotgun sequence window:
- the LOC112920237 gene encoding FXYD domain-containing ion transport regulator 4-like yields the protein MKRMTQGLLLTLAGLPALEANDLVDKDSPFYYDWESLQLGGMIFGGLLCIAGILIALSGKCKCKYNQKHSPLPEKATPLITPGSASTC from the coding sequence ATGAAGAGAATGACCCAGGGCCTGCTCCTCACACTGGCAGGCCTGCCTGCCTTGGAAGCCAATGACTTGGTTGATAAAGACAGTCCCTTCTACTATGACTGGGAAAGCCTGCAGCTGGGCGGGATGATTTTTGGAGGGCTCCTGTGCATCGCTGGAATCTTGATAGCCCTGAGtggaaaatgcaaatgcaaatacaATCAGAAGCACAGCCCCTTACCTGAGAAAGCCACTCCACTCATCACTCCAGGTTCTGCCAGTACCTGCTGA